One region of Flavobacterium sp. GSB-24 genomic DNA includes:
- a CDS encoding chloride channel protein, with protein sequence MNKTAQIKKNHQFIKFRKLVIVSILIGFLSAFLGISLKKITEYYEEIFFHQVSVHPLFYILFPVFGLSVIYFLRQYLFKKKENKGIKEVFESTKTEKNLPSYKIPSHFINGLLTVIFGGSTGIEVSTVVATATIGSVAHEKENVFRQYKTELICAGVAAGVTALFSSPIAGILFAFEVISRKVTSAFIISNVIAVSIAFGLLSILKEEPLFAVSITTWHLKAIPYFILLGILAGMNSVYLTKCVLFFKSQFGKINTHYYKIIIGSAVLSISLFIFPQLYGEGYHAIKGIFSTSQLPLTITLALTFIGILILKPIVTSVTLASGGDGGVFAPSLFIGAFLGLLLASILNSLFHVNVIPVNFMIIGMAAVLSASIHAPFTAIFLVCGLTNDYTLFLPILVVCLISKYTAKTIYPYTVYSYAPSLTK encoded by the coding sequence ATGAACAAAACGGCGCAAATCAAAAAAAATCATCAATTTATAAAATTCCGAAAATTAGTTATTGTTTCTATTTTAATTGGCTTCCTTTCTGCCTTTCTTGGAATTTCTCTAAAAAAAATAACCGAATATTACGAAGAAATCTTCTTTCACCAAGTATCGGTTCATCCACTGTTTTACATTTTATTTCCAGTTTTCGGATTATCTGTAATTTATTTCCTGAGACAATATCTTTTTAAGAAAAAAGAAAACAAAGGAATCAAAGAGGTTTTTGAAAGCACAAAAACCGAAAAAAATCTTCCTTCATATAAAATTCCATCTCATTTTATAAACGGATTATTAACTGTAATTTTTGGAGGTTCAACAGGAATCGAAGTTTCTACAGTTGTAGCAACAGCAACAATTGGTTCTGTTGCACACGAAAAAGAAAATGTTTTCCGCCAATACAAAACGGAGTTAATCTGCGCAGGAGTCGCGGCGGGAGTTACAGCACTTTTCAGCAGTCCGATTGCGGGAATATTGTTTGCCTTTGAAGTTATTTCCAGAAAAGTAACAAGTGCTTTTATAATTTCAAATGTAATTGCTGTTTCGATTGCTTTCGGTTTACTCAGTATTTTAAAAGAAGAACCTCTATTTGCTGTATCTATTACAACTTGGCATTTAAAAGCGATTCCGTATTTTATTCTTTTAGGAATTTTAGCTGGAATGAATTCGGTTTATTTGACCAAATGCGTTTTATTCTTCAAATCTCAATTCGGAAAAATAAATACTCATTATTATAAAATTATTATCGGATCTGCTGTTTTGAGTATCTCACTTTTTATTTTCCCTCAATTATACGGAGAAGGATATCATGCTATAAAAGGGATTTTTAGCACCAGCCAGCTTCCGCTAACCATAACTTTAGCGCTGACATTTATAGGAATCTTGATTTTAAAACCAATTGTAACTTCTGTGACTCTTGCCTCTGGAGGTGACGGCGGTGTATTTGCCCCAAGTTTATTTATTGGTGCATTTTTAGGATTGTTATTAGCATCAATATTAAACAGTCTTTTTCATGTAAATGTAATTCCAGTAAATTTCATGATCATCGGAATGGCAGCTGTTTTAAGCGCCAGTATTCATGCTCCGTTTACAGCAATATTTTTAGTCTGCGGATTAACAAACGATTATACTCTCTTTTTACCAATTCTTGTAGTCTGCTTAATTTCAAAATACACTGCGAAAACAATATATCCATACACTGTATATAGTTACGCGCCAAGCTTGACTAAATAA
- a CDS encoding HPP family protein, with product MPTQKIRRSYRKTRYILYKETLIDYKEHFWSFLGSFVGIGILAYLESSHFSGSDVVYLIGSFGASSVLIYGIIQSPFSQPRNLVGGHVISAFIGVTINKLVPDIVWISAPLAVSLSIIFMQITKTLHPPGGATALIAVTGSTQIKALGYMYVISPVLVGVLILLLTALVFNNLTSSRSYPSHSTYHKHYHKIRKRLTGR from the coding sequence ATGCCCACTCAAAAAATTAGAAGAAGCTACAGAAAAACACGTTACATTCTTTATAAAGAAACTTTAATTGATTATAAAGAACATTTTTGGTCCTTTTTAGGTTCATTTGTTGGTATCGGAATTCTAGCTTATCTTGAATCTTCTCATTTTTCGGGGAGTGATGTTGTGTATTTAATTGGTTCTTTTGGTGCCTCGAGTGTTTTGATTTACGGAATTATTCAAAGTCCATTTTCGCAGCCGAGAAATTTAGTTGGCGGTCATGTTATTTCGGCTTTTATAGGTGTCACTATAAATAAGCTTGTACCCGATATTGTTTGGATCTCTGCTCCTCTGGCAGTTTCACTCTCTATTATTTTCATGCAGATTACAAAAACCCTTCATCCGCCGGGAGGTGCTACTGCTTTGATTGCAGTTACAGGTTCAACACAAATAAAAGCTTTAGGATATATGTATGTGATTTCTCCAGTTTTAGTTGGTGTGCTTATTTTACTTTTAACGGCTTTAGTTTTTAATAATCTGACTTCTAGCAGAAGTTACCCTAGTCATAGTACTTATCATAAACATTATCATAAAATTAGAAAAAGATTGACTGGAAGGTAA
- a CDS encoding four helix bundle protein produces MSNFRSLLIWQKSMALTTKIYFSTNNFPKEEIFGLTSQIRRCSISIPSNIAEGFGRESDKDLLRFLNISVGSLFEMQTQLEIAKNISYLKEQDFNNLYEDSREVERMLVSFIKKIKDRN; encoded by the coding sequence ATGAGTAATTTTAGAAGTCTGCTTATATGGCAGAAATCAATGGCCTTGACAACCAAAATTTATTTTTCAACAAACAATTTTCCAAAAGAAGAAATTTTCGGATTAACTTCACAAATTAGACGCTGTTCAATTTCTATCCCAAGCAATATTGCAGAAGGATTTGGAAGAGAAAGCGATAAAGATCTTTTACGTTTTTTAAACATTTCAGTCGGATCATTATTCGAAATGCAGACGCAGTTAGAAATTGCAAAAAATATATCTTATCTAAAAGAACAAGATTTTAACAACTTATATGAGGACAGCCGCGAAGTAGAAAGAATGTTAGTTTCTTTTATTAAAAAAATAAAAGACAGAAACTAA